The Lasioglossum baleicum chromosome 5, iyLasBale1, whole genome shotgun sequence genome segment TTGTCTTTATTCCTTGTATCTGCTTCTGCATCTTTGTTTCTTGAATATGTTCTTTGTCTTCATTCCTTGTATCTTTGTTTCTTTTATCTGTTCCTTTGTCTTTGTCCCTTGTATTTTTCTCTGTGTTTTTTCCCTTGTATTTATTCTTTGTTTTTGTTCCTTGTATTTATTCTTTGTCATTGTTCGTTGAATCTGTTTCTTTGTCTTTGTTTCGTTGTATTTATTCTTTATCTTTGTTCGTTATATTTAGTTTTTGTCTTTGTTCCTTGCAtttattctttttctttgttCGTTGTATTTATTCTTTGTCTTGTTacgaatgaaatattattacagGTTGTACCAGCGCCGCCCTACGTTGTCACCAGATCAGAGTCAACTACACGAGGCTGCCGTTTGAGGAATACATGGCGAAACCGCTCGGTTCGATTCCGTGGGACGTGCCAGACACGAAATTCTTCGTAAACACGGAAGGCTGTGGCTACCCGCCTCGAGTGAACTGCTCCGACTTCGCGAGGAAATATGGATTCTCGAACATAGGGAAGATATTCCCTTGTTATTACAGCAGAACATACCCCGAGACTGTCGTCGCGAGGTATAATTATACTATTCTGCGTATTCCTGCAAAAGAACGGGGACAACCGTGCAAACCGTGTCGTGTCGTGTCCGATGCGCATTACAAACGAAACAACACATGACGTGCATTTAGTGATATCGATCTGCCACGGTATCGATCTTTTCTCATTGCATTGGAAATTATAGTTTAATGGGACACTCGCTAGTTGGTTTTCTGTCTGCTGAACAGTGGCTGCCAAAGGACATTATGAATAGATAATAATTAGCTTCATGTCACTGGAAAAGCTCTTCGTATTCGTGTCTATCGGTTTAGATGACGTTCACGCTGATATCGAGAATCGTGCATGATTAGAACCTGTTATTGTTATCAGATCTGGATTTGTGTGCGAGGAGAGTATAGAATAAATATCAGTGGTCTGTACTTGGAAATATTGGTTGTTCAAAATACAGTGTTCAAAAATTTGTATGCAATGAACGAATTTATGTTTACACCAATAATGTTTGCCTGAGAACCTACTTACTCTTCACAGacaagtaattctaaacaaaCCTGATTTACTCaataaatctcattaaaaattgatttttaagattgttaaaaaaattacatCATCCATAACGTATTTgcgaataaatattttctgttaGGGGTAGCAGTGTTTTTTACAACCTAACAATATTTGGTATTCTTATAGGTACTCCTGGGACGAGAACTTGAGGCATCTGGTACTAGCATTAGTGGTACCCATAGTTCTGTACGTGGTGTCAGTCGCTGTACTGTGCTATTGGTACTGTCCACCAATGGGCAAGTCTTGTGGTGGACCAGGCCGCAATCTCATTGACAAGTACGCCAGGAAGGAAGAGTAAGTAACGTGTATGTATACAGTGCCCAGTGCGGCTAGAAGAACCTCAACACCTTATTAAAACTCTATAATTGCTTCGAGGAATTAATATTGATCTGAAGCTCCATTCAAAAATCCTTAGTGACGAACCACAGAAATGAATGAAAACGTTGTACCAATGCATTTGATAGAAATTGccaaaaaaattcatgaacgctGTTAAAACAATTCTGAGTTGTATATCAATGCTTCTAGAAAGCTTAAGCTCCATTAAAAAATCCTTAGCCACATAGAAATACATGAAAGCGTTGTACCAATGGATTTGATACAAATTGCCAAATGATCTCTAATACAAATTGCCAAAAAATTCATGAGCACCGTTAAAACAATTCTGAATTGTATATCAATGCTCAGAGAGATCTTAAGCTCTATTCAAAAATCCTTAGTCACGAACCACAGAAATGAATGAAAACGTTGTACCAATGTATTTGATACAAATTGCCAAAAAATTGATGAACACCGTTAAAACAGTTCTGGATTGTATCGTATCAGCCACATAGAAATGGACAAAAACATTGGTCCAATGGATTTGTTACAAATTGCCAAAAAATTCACGAATATCGTTAGAACAATTCTGAATAGCACATCAACGCTCCGAGAGATCAATATAATTCCTGGAAGTAATGCTTAGCTACGTAGCGGGACGTGGACAACAATTCTGTCTCTCCTATCAAAAGTTTTCTGATGTGCTCGTACAGTATCCTCGGAGAGGACGAGTTCGAGGAGGACGAAGAAGAATACTGACTGCTACCAAGGGCTCACCCCCCAGCGCGGGAGTGACGCCGAAGAAATTACTGAAAGTCCTCCAGCGTACATTATGTTTTAACTATTAAGCGTCCGTTCGCAAGCAATAGCAGCGTTAAGTGGATCTCGTCAACGAAGAGAAACTACACCGGAATTATTTCGAATCGGTCTATCTCCAATCAATGTTTATTCAGTCGACAGAATTAATTCGCTTTCGctgaaaacaaaaaaagaacagCTTTATGATCACACGGTTTATTCGAtcattcacgaaattataataaattcaggGCAGTTCTGTGTTCTCAATGACGATAAACCtgcttttttcgaaaaaaatgtttccctgTGGAAATTTACATCATAAGCGATTATGCGAATCGTAAACTCTCGAAACGCTTGGACTCGCGTCGAAAGTGCTATCCGTAATTTCTCCAAGTATGTACTTGCTCGTACAAATTTAAATCAGATGTCTGCGATATTTTTACACCGCGCAACGTGGAACCAAGAAACAGATAATCTCGTCGTACAACGATTTCGGATCGtggtttttattaaaaaaaacgaaatggaAACGCCCCGCAAACAGATTTTTATACGGATCGCAATAAGCCTGTTGTTAATGGACCGCGAGAATCGAACGGGGTGAAACGGGGTTGCGGCTGATTTCAGCGGAGAGAAGCTCGATCATCTACCAGTATTTAAATGTGGTTCAGAAGTACGATGAAAAAAACAAAAGGTGCGCCTTTCTAAAACGTGATAAACGTAAGCGTGTGGAATCAATATTCGTCAAGTGGCATGTTTTAACGCAGCATTTGTTTCTAATAGGATAAGCGGATCAGCTCGTGTACCATACTCGTAAGTCGTGCTTACTCAGGCTCGGGTGAAACTGAAGTAGAAAGCAATTgcaaaaaacaatgaaaatcaaTCATAAAATCTCGACTCTAACGAAACGTTTGTCGACATCTCGATGTGGCTTCGAATTGTATTCACTGATGTTTCTTTGGATGTGTCTTACGAGATGTACGCACGTATGCTCGAGGAGTGACCGAAGAAAATTAGGCTTGTCGAGGAAAGCAAGCTCAGAGTGTTTAGAGGAGTTCATAATAAGTGAGCCGTTTTTGCCATAATTTACTAGGCTTctagtaaaacatttttattggcaCAATTTATACGTCGCTCTCTGTTGTGATTTTGGATAATGGAATACAGTAAAGTATTAGTTGGGAATGTAAAATTCTATGAacgaattagtaaatttatgaGTAAAATTATAagtaaaatgtttttattggcACATTTATAGTGAAATTTTATGAACGAATTAGTAAAATgagtaaaattataattaaattgtcTTTATTGACACATTGATATAGCTTTCTCTCTGTTATGGTATTGAATAATGGAATACAGTAAATTATTAGTTGAGGCTGTAAAATTCTATGAACTAATTAGcaaatttatgagaaaaattataattaaaatgtttttattggcACATTTATATATCTTTATCTCTGTTATGGTATTGAATAATAGAATACAGTAAATTATTAGTTGAGGCTGTAAAAGTCTatgaacaaattagtaaattcATGAGTAAAATTATGAGTGAAATGTTTTTATTAGCGCGTTTATATGCCGTTCTCTCTGTTATGGTATTGAGTAGTGGAATTTAGTAAATTATTAGTTGAGAATATAAAGTCTATAAACGAATTAGAACATTTATGAGTGACATTACAAGTGAAATGTTATTATTGGCACATTTATGTCATTCTCTAAAAAAGTCTATGAacgaattagtaaatttatgaGTGATTGAGAAAACACTTATAGTTTGGAAACTTATTGTATGAAAAAGTAGATGTCCCAAATCATTTCCGACGTGTGTAAAATATAGAAATGTGATTCGCAAGAAGGTTTCACATATTATGAAACTCTGGTTATAATACAGAAGCAACAATCGATTTATCGAGCGTTTCGAGGAGGAATAATCAAACTCCTATGAAGGCTCGTGTCACACGCGTTCAGATGATTTCCATTTTCGCGTTTCCGTTATTCTGTCTCTCTCACACTCGCTCTCTGGAAATCTCGTTGAAAGTCTGATATGTACCACGAGTGTATAAAAGCAAATTGCAGAACTATATCAAAACCTGCCTGTTTCAATCATTTCTTGAACGAGGATATATCAATTTGAATTGGTGAGTTTCACGTCCGTAATTAATTATTGCGATAATCTATATTTTTGATTTGTAATTCTGAGAAAAGTGACGCGATCGCCTCCAGGATCTGTCTTCgcaccaaaaagaaaaaaaaataagattCGTAGGTTAAGGTATAGAGTGTAAGTTAAGGTCTGTGAATATTATCCGATTAATTAATCTTACAGAAGATTGATATGAACGGTTATTACCAGTTTTTTACGCGGACGCGAATCGCGTCTTGGCCCTAGTTAACGAAAACGAGATATTTGCGTGAGATTCGCGCGGATGCACAGATAATATGCACGCGTCGTGCGTACGTAGTTTACAGCTGTAGTGATCAGTACTTCAGTTCTGTTTTTCGAAGGGATCAGCGATTTGTTCCATAAGCTACGAAACAACGTGACCTAGCGAGACCATAGTTAGCCAATTGACTAGACCAAATTACCAGATTGCACTCGAGTATTGTAAatctatatataaaatatgatacatacaaatatatatatacgtaaaatatatatatatacataatttacCGTTGTACAGGCCGTTTCACAAAATACGATTATATTCTTGTTGTTTTACATGTCCATGAACTTTCTCAAATATGAGTCAAGTAATTAATCACAAAGTGTAAAAATGCAAGTTCCactgattttattaaaaatttcttttaacattaaaatgttaaaacattgaaaacaaTCCTTATAAATTGGGTTGAACGTACTTGGAGATCCAACTTGAAGAATTCattttaaaatgaaacattGAAAACAATCCTTCTTATAAATTGGGTTGAACGTACGTGAAGATCCAACTTGAagaattcatttttaaatgaaacattaaaaacaatCGTTCTTATAAAAGAAGTCACAGCAATTTTCCATCTAAACTATTTATTTGGCAACTTGAGAGAGTCACACATTGAAGATCCAACTTGAAGAgttcattataaaataatttttgcgaAACACGCGAAGTGCAGCTGCATAAAGTAAAATTGAATAATGAAAGAATTGTAATAAAATGCTGACGTGAAACGTCCTGTACAAGTTTCAAGTTCGAAGATACGTTACAAAAGTTGACCATTGCGAGACGGAGTATCGATTTGTTAGAGAGTACTAATCGAGTTGAGTAGTTCTATGTGTTACGAaatgattatattatattgaatcGTTGAGAATTGATGACTTTAATGATCAGTGAACGTTTACGCGGAATCGGAACGGTTCGCCCGGTTGTTTCGAAGCGTACGGAAACTACGTCGCAACCCGGTACATCTAGAATGGTTGTGAATCCTTACTCGGCCTTACTCAAGGCGTCCATCAAGTTGGACTAATTACCTTCCTCGCCGGGAAGGGATTTCCAACTGGAGCCTGCGTGTCGGCACTCATTCCCCACTCGAAGCTTGCTAATCGATTTCCGTTAGCGTGCGCGTAATCGAACGATCGAACGCTACTTTTTTCAGCGAACTCTTGCGCCTTCTGTCACGTGGAACCTTTGCTCAAGACGCTCGACCCACGGGACGATCAGGTGTGATTGTTAACATTTCATACGAAACGAACTAGAACGATGGTGTATGTGTCGAACGAAGTTTATGCTAAGTCACGTAATTTCACGTTGGACTCTGTCGGGGAATCGATTGTCAACTATACATGTCGAACTAACGATCAACTTCCCAGGTGCTAACGATTGCTGGTTGCTATTAGGATAGGCTCGCATTATACCGTCATGTCGGTTCGATgatgagactgcggatctttacgcgaaaGACAAATTATCGtcataattcttttcttttcttgatGATTTGTTgaattgcaaataatatttaACATCCAACATTTTGTTTCATATCTAGATTTTCGATTCTTTattgtattagatgattgcatagtcaccattcttttttaATTGTGAAAAGAATGCTtctatataattaaataataatgctgtattctttaaaatttgaccatcgaatttcattttcaaatcgggcaggAACTTATGCAATCAGCTGATACAATtgttgagattgtaaaggtCTTTTTATGGACATTTACTGGATACACTTATTCGAACGTACTTTGTAAAAGTGATCGAGCAATGACTCGATAAGTGCAGTCTTGTTATTTTTGAAAGGTAATAGAAGTTAGTGATTTTTAGTGGTGGGTTCTCTAGTGCAAGGATGGGCATTTTTGTGTCAATTGAGACAGGACCGTCCCCACCATAGCgtccactgtcccccaccaggaAAAGGgaggttggtgggggaagcaagcgtttgaggggcccctaTCGTGCCCATCACTGCTCCAGTGTTTCTCattaaactatttttattacaaatgcataaaatctgcagtccatCGATGATTGTCACAGGCATCTGTATTTGCAATAACATGCTTGAATAACGTTCTCGCGATTATTTGTTTGTTTCTCTCGTTATCGTCAATCGCCAAGCGTGACTGACTGGTGCTGCCATGTTTTCTAAGAATACCTTCAGCCAATGAGTGTTACCGAATAACAGTTTTTTAAAACGTAACTAACTAGATAAACGTGTAAAATAAGGAGTACGTTGTTCCACACTGATCGGAGTATAAATCAATGAAACGAAGGATCACcggtgaaaaattgatattaactGTTGGCATGGACATGATTCTATTTAACGATGTCGTTCAACGTTTTATCAGTACGTGCTTgtgaaaactgaaaaatttaatacactAAGTCTGTCTAGAGAATAAATATGTAACGTGATATAGGATGTATTAATAATTCTAACATACACTATCGACCAAAAGTATGACGCCAAGTCTCTGTACTAATCAAGAGGAAAGTGTTGAAAGCTACGTGTCGAAATTAAATGCTTCGTTATTGAGCATTCTTTTACACTGCCGTTAACAGTTTGGAGATTGTGGACACTGTTACAAGTCCAACGAGATAAATCAGACCGGATGCGTATAATTTCATGCAACGCCAAATCAGTTGAACTGCCATTATTTTGCGGCGAGTTCTGCGGCACATATCGAGCATAGTTCGCGATAATGTTCAGTTCTCAAGTCCTTCTAGCTCGGAAATAGACAGTTTGTAGAATTATGAAATCATAGGTTGCAAGGGAAAAGTAAATTTCGCACTTAAAGAACGGCTTTTTTCACAGAGAAGTGATTATGGACGTTGGTCTCGTACCTTTGGCTGCCAGTGTACACGGAATATGCTAGATTAGATGTAAAACGCATACGACGAAGTGAGACGTAAAGTGAGCCTATCGTTATACCAACGCAGTGAAGTAAAGAGATCTAGTGTAATCGAATCGATCGTTTCTAATTGGAAGCCACAAAGTACGGTAATGCCTCGATTTATGTACAAGAGATGTCCACGATATTTGCGACACGATTATCCCCATGACCGTGGAGTAGGGTCAGAAATACGTTGGTAAATGTTTCATGAAAGAACCACGAAAAAGGGAAAAGTTTTGCTGTTCACTCGTTATCATGTTCCATTTTTGAAGTCAGCTGCGAGTGAGATTTTGCATCTATCGAGACATTGCCGTAGTTTTGCACGACATGTAGGCCGAACACTGTGTCAGTGTACTTGAATAATGCGTTCACGAGAATCGCACAGGAAGCACATGAAGCGTCACGCGGACAATCCTGAAAAACTGATGGTGGCCTGGTCCGTCTGCACGCATTCCCATATCTCTCATATCAAGTCGGTTTAGTGCCAATTCGTTAGCCGATTAGCGCCTCGCGAGCGATCATCGAGTCCAAAAGTCGCGTGAGAAGACGTCGATGCAATTAGATAGACCCattataaaattttaggggATGGTCCACATCGATCGTACAGTCGATCGCTGGGAAAATTTGATTGATTCGTTGGGAACGGTGAAAACGCCAAAAGAAAAACGTGATGAATTTGATTGTAACGTACTACATGTATAAACGAGACCCGAAAAGAGAATGAAATAATTGCGTACGGTTAACAAGATTAGAAAGCGGCGACTAGTGTAAAATCTATTTCTATCGATACGTATGTATAATAACGCTCTATCGCATGTTACTTGATTAATCTAACGGTACCTGCACTTATTATAGGTAAGCTCCGCTACGTCGATTCCCCCTTCAATCTCATCTTCATTTTAATCTACGAACCCATTTCATCACATCGAGAAACtgtactaaaaaaaaaaactgtttctTATTCGACCACTTCGTCtcttctctgtctctgtcttgcctcgtttttgttttattttctagATAGccaaaaataaaagtaaaaggACACTGTTCGAGAACGCTTCCCAGGAAAAATTCTTTGTTCACGAATTTTAAAGAACCTTGTCGAAGGAAACGTATGTCTGTATGTTGCTTCGTGCGTATTATTAAGTCT includes the following:
- the Teh2 gene encoding tipE homolog 2 phospholipid transfer protein isoform X1, giving the protein MGAQEEDTKSSTMGGVLPVVEVASLVEKAKFYTSLCLGTTAILAVFAFLFLIPFVVEPAISTILADFSPHAVACVVTDHVYAEGLKNCSWASCREGCTSAALRCHQIRVNYTRLPFEEYMAKPLGSIPWDVPDTKFFVNTEGCGYPPRVNCSDFARKYGFSNIGKIFPCYYSRTYPETVVARYSWDENLRHLVLALVVPIVLYVVSVAVLCYWYCPPMGKSCGGPGRNLIDKYARKEDILGEDEFEEDEEEY
- the Teh2 gene encoding tipE homolog 2 phospholipid transfer protein isoform X2, whose product is MGAQEEDTKSSTMGGVLPVVEVASLVEKAKFYTSLCLGTTAILAVFAFLFLIPFVVEPAISTILADFSPHAVACVVTDHVYAEGLKNCSWASCREGCTSAALRCHQIRVNYTRLPFEEYMAKPLGSIPWDVPDTKFFVNTEGCGYPPRVNCSDFARKYGFSNIGKIFPCYYSRTYPETVVARYSWDENLRHLVLALVVPIVLYVVSVAVLCYWYCPPMGKSCGGPGRNLIDKYARKEE